The Ziziphus jujuba cultivar Dongzao chromosome 5, ASM3175591v1 genome segment tctaaatttaataatttgtcaTAATTCTGTCTGACAAAGTTAATTGTATAAAAACAACCAATGACAACACATAGTTAAGATGCAATAATGATTAGTCAAATTCCAACTAAGCCTCAcaatagaaaatgaaatgaaatatattattatttattattatattattattcttttgatCAAAGGAAGAGATTTTGGGTGGGAAGCATCTGACTCTACCTGTAAATTTTGTGCAACCATAAGCACGAACGTACTCAGTAAAATAGACTTACATCAATTTGGATTTAGTACGTAAGACTCtagttttaatttcttttttttttttcaaattaatatttagataacagagattaaaattaaactaaatttctaaaaaataacaattaattatttataacatTTTGCTGTTTagtacataaaacatatttaaattttgtagaattaaatctcttctctatatatataaggaagAACGAGAAATCTTATGTTCCTTTTTTCCACACTTTCGGGATATAATCTCAccttaattaaaaacaaaagtttttaatttgcttaGTTTTCTTTATCTCCTTACTaacgtttttaaaaaataacaataataatgataattagaTAATATTACATTATTGGGACGGAAATGCAGGTAGAATAAATAGGATAGAATGGAAACATATGATGAAATATATAGTCTGtattcattttatattatatcataCTAATTACTCATCAATAATATGCTTATTGTGGCTATTTATGATATTGTAGTTATTCTCGAGACAGCACATGCTTTGGCTTTTATGAAAGAGCAATTCTAATTcataatatatgtacatatatatttttgactgAGAGTTCATTCATAATTATGTTAGCAATTGACATCTTTTTGTattgttgaccaaaaaaataaataataatggtaaTGGAAAAGGATATTAATTGAGAGATCTTTCCAAAAGCAAAGCAAAAGTTGAGTCTCATACTTGTAAATAAGTACAACTTCGAAGGCATACATCTATATATCCACATGCTCtcttatttcatataaaattttgaactttttcaaCGATAACAGAAAATCCTTGTCACTATATCCCAAGTGAGTCAGTCAGTCAGTCAGTCAAAAGAGCATTTTGCTAATAACCCGACAAAATCCGACGCTTTTCCAACATCTGTCCCTGTTTCCCTTTCAACCGTTCGTGTTCAAACAACAATTTCTAAAGAAAGTCAAGGTGCACTCTCGTAATTACCTCCTAATTCTCTGTCCATTTCCACACCATTGATTTTCCCCATCTATTTAAACACTCAAGTCTCTCACTCTTTCACCCTATACTTTCTCCTCCAATACAACAAAACCTCATTCTTAAATTCCTTGTCTTTCAATCCAAGTTCCATTTAGACGTTATAATTCCTCATAATCGTTTGAATTCTCTCACAACCTTAATTATGAGAATTAGGTACGTGCATAGACATTTTACCTAAACTTTTATCACAATTTTGCTCTTTTACCTCGATTGGCAATATTCTTTCATCAACTTATAATGCGTGTAATTATGCCTCTCTCTATATATCAATCATCTAATTTTGTTTCCATCTGCTGCAGGATTAAAGTAATTAATCACAAATTCACTCAAACAATTATGGTAAGTTTTGTGTTtctggatttatatatatatatatatatgtatatatttatatttttgttcagtACTTAGTGTTGATCTCTGAATGAATCATTGTGcatcaaggaaaaagaaaaaaagacgtAGTTATTCCATGTGATAAAGTAGTTATGATTATATTGCACACTGAAATGAATTCCTTGCCATGTATATAATAAtctgtttttaatatttgtttaatttttctaaCAGTTTGATAAGATCAGAGAAATTAATTGAGACGACCTAGACTTTCGGTCTGAGAAAGAATGATTTAGCCgctggaaaaagaaaatctatcCGTCTGTCAGTTATATTAAACAACctacacactctctctctctctctctctatctgaTTTCAGCTTTGTTTATAACGTGGATGTCATGAAAGCAAACTTTGAGCTTAAAATCATGGCCAAGAGAAGAACTCATCAATCATGTCCGATATTGTTCATGTCCATGTTGCTCATCTTCTTGTTCGCAAACACATGCGCTTtgcatggtgatgatgatgatgatgaactcCACCTTCTGTTGTCATTCAAAGCCTCCATCAATGATCCTTTACACTCCCTCTCCGACTGGAATCCTTCTTCCAATGATTTTTGCAAGTGGCAAGGCATAACCTGCAACAGCAACACGACGTCATCGCGCATAAATACCGTCGAGCTCTCAGGGAAAAACATCTCCGGCAAAGTTTCAGCTGCAATTTTCCAATTTCCGGGTATCCAAACCATCGATCTTTCAAGCAATCAGCTGAGCGGTGAACTTCCTTGGGAGATGTTCTCTGTGTCTTCTTCGCTTCGGTTTCTGAACCTAAGCAACAACAACCTCACAGGTCCAATCCCGAGCGGCTCCATTTCCCACTTGGAAACACTTGACCTCTCCAACAACATGCTTTCGGGTAAAATTCCTCCACATATCGGGTCGTTCTGGAGCCTCAAGTTTCTCGATCTCGGTGGAAATGTTTTGGTGGGAAACATTCCCACAACTATAACGAACATTTCTGGGTTGCAGTACTTGACCTTGGCTTCCAATCAACTAGTAGGTCAAATTCCACGCCAACTGGGAGTTATGAAGAGCTTGAAGTGGATATACTTGGGCTATAACAATCTCTCGGGTCCAATTCCCATACAAATCGGAGAGCTGAATTCGCTGAATCATCTCGACCTCGTTTACAACAACCTCACCGGAAACATCCCCGACTCCATTGGAAACCTCACTCAGCTTCAGTATCTCTTCCTCTACAAAAACAAGCTGACCGGTTCAATTCCTCGGTCGGTTTTCGGACTCAAGAAGCTGATTTCTCTGGATCTTAGCGATAATTTTCTGTCTGGTGAGATTCCTGAGGCTATAACTCAGTTACAAGAATTGGAGATTCTTCATCTTTTCTCCAACGGCTTAACCGGAGAGATTCCAAGCGCTTTGGCTTCACTGCCTCGGCTTCAAGTGCTTCAGTTATGGGCTAACAAATTGTCTGGTCAGATTCCGAAAGATCTCGGGAAGCGAAACAATCTCACTGTTCTAGACCTTTCCACCAACAGTCTCACCGGGAATATACCCGAAAGCCTATGCGCTTCGGCTAGGCTTTTTAAGCTCATCTTGTTCTCTAATTCTCTCACTGGCTTTATTCCAAACAGTTTGAGTACCTGCAACAGCTTGCGGCGAGTTCGTCTCCAGAACAACATGCTTTCCGGAGAATTATCACCCGGATTCACGAAACTGCCACTGGTCTACTTCTTGGATATCTCGGCCAACAATCTCTCTGGCAGAATCGATGCTCTGAAATGGGACATGCCTGGGCTCCAAATGCTAAATATGGCGAgcaataaattttttggaaacttGCCGGAGTCATTCGGCAGCGACGTGATCGAGGACTTGGACTTGTCGGATAACGGGTTCTCGGGTCAAATTCCTACCGGGTTCCGAAACTTAGCGGATCTAATGCAATTGAAGTTGAGTCACAACAAGCTTTCCGGTCCAATTCCCGAAGAATTGTCATCATGTGAAAAGCTCGTGCTTCTTGATGTCAGCCACAACCAGCTCAGCGGCCAAATCCCGGCTCGTCTCTCCGAAATGC includes the following:
- the LOC107420448 gene encoding leucine-rich repeat receptor-like serine/threonine-protein kinase SKM1, which gives rise to MKANFELKIMAKRRTHQSCPILFMSMLLIFLFANTCALHGDDDDDELHLLLSFKASINDPLHSLSDWNPSSNDFCKWQGITCNSNTTSSRINTVELSGKNISGKVSAAIFQFPGIQTIDLSSNQLSGELPWEMFSVSSSLRFLNLSNNNLTGPIPSGSISHLETLDLSNNMLSGKIPPHIGSFWSLKFLDLGGNVLVGNIPTTITNISGLQYLTLASNQLVGQIPRQLGVMKSLKWIYLGYNNLSGPIPIQIGELNSLNHLDLVYNNLTGNIPDSIGNLTQLQYLFLYKNKLTGSIPRSVFGLKKLISLDLSDNFLSGEIPEAITQLQELEILHLFSNGLTGEIPSALASLPRLQVLQLWANKLSGQIPKDLGKRNNLTVLDLSTNSLTGNIPESLCASARLFKLILFSNSLTGFIPNSLSTCNSLRRVRLQNNMLSGELSPGFTKLPLVYFLDISANNLSGRIDALKWDMPGLQMLNMASNKFFGNLPESFGSDVIEDLDLSDNGFSGQIPTGFRNLADLMQLKLSHNKLSGPIPEELSSCEKLVLLDVSHNQLSGQIPARLSEMPVLGLLDLSENQLSGEIPKNLGGVESLVQVNISNNHFHGSLPSTGAFLAINASAVAGNDLCGGEAMSGLPPCKSRSFNHPTWWFLVFCSLLAAVVVAVAAVGFVFVLRRKDLELKRVENEDGIWEIQFFESKASRSITIEDILSSAKEGNAIAMARNGSVSYRGKSVLNGTQFVVKEMNDVNSISPSFWSEIVQFGKLRHPNIIKMIGICRSQKTGHLVYEYCEGKLLSEILRNLSWERRRKIATGIANALRFLHCYCSQSFVGGHVSPEKVIVDGNDEPRLCLTLPGLVCTDSKSFSYSAYVSPEASEGGITEKSDIYGFGLTLIELLTGKSPADTEFGVHESFVEWARYCYSDCHLDMWIDPTIRGHASDNQNELVETMNIALHCTAGDPTARPCADELYRTLQSVLSRGSCISGLTLSSKPL